A portion of the Nitrospiria bacterium genome contains these proteins:
- a CDS encoding TatD family hydrolase: MKITAGSGTIQAGCLKGQTQPMLIDSHAHLNDPVYDADRDDVIRRAGEAGVGAIVTIGCDLESSRRAVELADRYKMIYATIGVHPHEVKLVDDTTLTELQKLAAHKKVIGFGEIGLDYFYLHSPRETQQRRFRQQIAQAKMLGLPIVVHSRDAKSDTLSILKEERVENIGGVMHCFTGDLEMARIAMEMNFYISFAGVLTFTNATAVREVARALPMDRILLETDCPYLSPVPNRGRRNEPAYIRYTAEVLARLHPDQTPESIMNVTAENAARLFKIKI; this comes from the coding sequence TTGAAAATTACCGCGGGCTCCGGTACAATCCAAGCGGGGTGCCTGAAAGGCCAAACACAACCGATGCTGATCGACAGCCACGCTCATCTCAATGACCCGGTCTACGACGCCGACCGCGACGACGTGATCCGGCGGGCCGGTGAGGCCGGGGTCGGGGCGATCGTTACCATCGGCTGTGATCTTGAAAGCAGCCGTCGAGCCGTCGAACTGGCCGATCGGTATAAAATGATTTATGCCACGATCGGTGTTCATCCGCACGAGGTCAAACTTGTGGACGACACGACCCTGACCGAGCTTCAGAAATTGGCCGCTCATAAGAAGGTGATCGGTTTCGGTGAGATCGGGCTGGATTATTTTTATCTGCACTCCCCCAGGGAAACCCAACAACGGCGGTTCCGGCAGCAGATCGCGCAGGCCAAGATGCTCGGCCTGCCCATCGTGGTCCATTCCCGGGATGCGAAATCCGACACGTTGTCCATCCTCAAGGAGGAAAGGGTTGAAAACATCGGTGGCGTGATGCATTGCTTCACGGGGGATCTGGAAATGGCCCGGATCGCCATGGAGATGAATTTTTACATCTCGTTCGCCGGCGTGTTGACTTTTACAAATGCGACGGCCGTTCGGGAGGTGGCCCGGGCTCTTCCGATGGATCGCATCCTGCTCGAAACCGACTGCCCCTATCTTTCCCCCGTTCCCAACCGTGGCCGGCGGAATGAGCCGGCTTATATCCGTTACACCGCGGAGGTTCTGGCTCGGCTGCATCCCGATCAGACGCCGGAGTCGATTATGAACGTCACGGCCGAAAACGCCGCAAGATTGTTTAAAATCAAAATTTGA
- a CDS encoding protein kinase yields MSAPVHFGKYLLIEKVGTGGMAELFMAKQTGLKGFEKVMAIKRILPHLTEDPEFVSMFINEAKLAALLTHQNIVQIFDLGHVENSYFIAMEFVMGKDLRTILQRAKALNLPLSISHALMIITKICAGLDYAHRKKDLTGRDLNIVHRDISPQNILVSYEGEVKLVDFGIAKAASQSSETRTGILKGKLSYMAPEQARGQEVDRRADIFAVGILLYETLTGHKLFKGDNDFNTLEKVREAKVEPPPTSLNKQMAPELEAIILKSLAKDPDHRFQSASELQTALEDHMSQKGYDFSTVRLAQYLQALFQHDIEQDGRRFQMANGSAVSENIEDRSTVVRRRYSPDVAHESTPSRPSGRLRTPTPPRNLPAEASVFRMMILTVMLVMGAATLLSMVNPPFLQTLAQTSPEVRAAVLRLSQWPGLTLDWAHHILRAAAGSPDTVSVTATRPQPVPETVSSQVVSSAPPAEVDSPGSPSTPGSHSQETVNAPTGITEEPDRKLTQREKEEVHRLLNDARAAYDQHRLDDVERLLRRIMDLDSNVPVVYHLLGTITLERKDPDGAIRIFEEASRKFPDFPILHYDLGFLYFKQGVVSLAKDELQKALTLNPAAPMADRARIVLHDMKQFSDRQGIRPSPTDAGSDHPTDTASSPSESSETRP; encoded by the coding sequence ATGAGCGCGCCGGTCCACTTTGGAAAATATCTTTTGATCGAAAAAGTCGGCACGGGCGGCATGGCCGAGCTTTTCATGGCCAAACAGACCGGCCTCAAGGGCTTCGAAAAGGTGATGGCCATCAAGCGCATTCTTCCCCACCTCACCGAGGACCCTGAATTTGTTTCAATGTTTATCAACGAAGCCAAACTCGCCGCGCTCCTGACCCATCAAAACATCGTTCAGATCTTCGATCTCGGTCATGTCGAAAATTCATATTTCATTGCGATGGAATTCGTCATGGGGAAGGATTTGCGGACGATTCTCCAACGCGCGAAGGCGCTCAATCTCCCGCTGTCCATCAGCCACGCTCTCATGATCATCACCAAGATCTGCGCCGGACTGGACTATGCCCACCGGAAAAAAGATCTGACCGGTCGGGACTTGAACATCGTTCATCGCGACATCAGCCCCCAGAACATCTTGGTTTCCTACGAAGGCGAAGTAAAACTGGTTGACTTTGGAATCGCAAAGGCCGCGTCCCAGAGTTCCGAAACGCGCACCGGTATTCTGAAAGGTAAGCTGTCCTATATGGCGCCCGAACAGGCGCGGGGCCAGGAAGTGGATCGGCGTGCGGATATTTTTGCGGTGGGAATCTTGCTCTACGAAACCCTCACCGGACATAAACTCTTCAAGGGCGACAACGACTTCAACACCCTGGAAAAAGTCCGGGAGGCCAAGGTGGAACCGCCTCCGACCTCGCTCAATAAACAAATGGCGCCGGAACTTGAGGCGATTATCCTCAAATCGCTGGCGAAAGACCCGGATCATCGCTTCCAGTCGGCCTCCGAGTTGCAGACCGCGCTTGAGGATCATATGTCCCAGAAAGGTTACGACTTCAGCACGGTCCGCTTGGCGCAATATCTTCAGGCCCTTTTTCAACACGACATCGAACAGGACGGCCGGCGATTTCAGATGGCCAACGGCTCGGCCGTCTCCGAGAATATCGAGGACCGGAGCACCGTCGTTCGACGACGTTACTCGCCGGACGTCGCCCATGAATCAACGCCTTCCCGGCCGAGCGGCCGGCTCCGAACGCCGACTCCTCCGCGAAACCTACCGGCCGAAGCTTCCGTGTTTCGCATGATGATCCTGACCGTGATGCTGGTCATGGGTGCGGCCACCTTGCTATCGATGGTCAATCCGCCTTTTCTCCAGACCTTGGCCCAGACCTCGCCGGAAGTCCGGGCGGCCGTCCTTCGGTTGTCCCAATGGCCAGGCCTCACGCTGGATTGGGCCCACCATATCCTTCGTGCCGCGGCCGGTTCACCGGACACCGTATCCGTGACCGCAACCCGTCCTCAACCCGTTCCGGAAACGGTTTCCTCCCAAGTCGTCTCGTCTGCACCCCCGGCGGAGGTCGATTCGCCCGGTTCGCCTTCGACTCCCGGCTCCCATTCCCAGGAGACCGTGAACGCGCCGACCGGTATTACCGAGGAGCCGGATCGGAAGCTGACCCAGCGGGAAAAGGAAGAGGTTCACAGGCTTCTTAATGATGCAAGAGCGGCTTATGATCAACACCGATTGGACGATGTGGAACGATTGCTCCGACGGATCATGGATCTGGATTCCAATGTCCCGGTCGTCTACCATCTTCTGGGTACGATTACGCTGGAGCGAAAGGATCCGGACGGGGCGATTCGTATTTTCGAGGAGGCCTCGCGAAAATTTCCGGATTTTCCGATCTTGCATTACGATCTTGGGTTCTTGTATTTTAAGCAAGGCGTCGTTTCACTGGCCAAAGACGAGTTGCAAAAGGCCTTGACCTTAAACCCGGCGGCGCCCATGGCCGATCGTGCGCGGATCGTGTTGCACGACATGAAACAGTTTTCCGACCGGCAGGGAATCCGGCCCTCCCCGACCGATGCGGGATCGGACCATCCGACCGACACGGCGTCCTCCCCTTCGGAATCAAGCGAGACCCGTCCATGA
- a CDS encoding FHA domain-containing protein gives MKVVCDACHTIYDLPEGKEGVLGCPYCENVNRPQQERPAATAAPPRMDPSDHGKTMLGPMDGQLSDETTAVRQAVAGKMIGLGVNLEGTLIVLEGEGKGKRIALTKSRMTFGRKQADVILTDPEASRQHCALLLYGDFAVVKDLGSANGTKVNHRIVKEGLLKSGDTIQIGTTVFQFMLSSKTAQSVSR, from the coding sequence ATGAAAGTCGTGTGCGACGCCTGTCACACGATTTATGACCTGCCGGAAGGCAAGGAAGGCGTCCTCGGCTGCCCGTACTGCGAGAACGTCAATCGGCCCCAGCAGGAACGCCCGGCCGCGACCGCGGCCCCTCCCCGTATGGATCCATCGGACCACGGCAAAACGATGCTGGGACCCATGGACGGGCAATTGTCCGATGAGACCACGGCCGTTCGTCAAGCCGTCGCCGGAAAAATGATCGGTCTTGGGGTAAACCTGGAAGGGACCCTCATTGTATTAGAGGGCGAAGGCAAGGGAAAACGAATCGCGCTGACAAAAAGTCGGATGACCTTCGGTCGAAAACAGGCCGATGTTATCCTCACCGACCCGGAGGCTTCCCGCCAGCATTGCGCCCTGCTGCTCTACGGCGACTTTGCCGTGGTGAAGGATTTGGGCAGCGCCAACGGGACGAAAGTGAACCACCGCATCGTGAAAGAAGGTTTACTTAAATCGGGAGATACGATCCAGATCGGCACCACTGTTTTCCAATTCATGTTATCGTCCAAAACCGCCCAATCCGTAAGCCGTTGA